A genomic segment from uncultured Marinifilum sp. encodes:
- a CDS encoding 4Fe-4S binding protein: protein MSIESIKGCIGCGICVKSCPTDVIRLDSDSGKAVIKYPADCQICHLCRMYCPVDAITISPEKSIPVIVSWG, encoded by the coding sequence ATGTCAATTGAAAGTATAAAGGGATGTATAGGCTGTGGTATTTGCGTAAAATCCTGCCCAACAGATGTAATTCGATTAGATTCAGATTCGGGAAAAGCCGTAATAAAATATCCGGCCGATTGTCAAATCTGTCATCTATGCAGAATGTATTGTCCGGTTGATGCCATAACAATCTCGCCGGAAAAGTCTATACCAGTAATTGTATCATGGGGGTAA
- a CDS encoding ferric reductase-like transmembrane domain-containing protein, whose protein sequence is MEQRIKKYNTIAAILLFIGLPILLLVTGEYPNRSVLKDGISYLTIISFCMLLAQFFLARSNKNTLKGHKMSKIIKLHKVIGYVFVSILIFHPFLIVLPRYFESGVDPIDAFMTIISTLDNTGIIMGIIAWCLMFIIGLTSLFRNKLGMNYKTWRTVHGILSIAFIILASWHVISLGRHSSNTMIIYILSVTGIGVLLLLKTYLIQPTKQKEAQND, encoded by the coding sequence ATGGAACAAAGAATAAAAAAATACAACACAATAGCAGCAATCCTACTATTTATAGGCTTACCAATTTTACTTTTGGTAACTGGAGAATATCCCAATCGTAGTGTATTAAAAGATGGAATATCTTACCTCACAATTATTTCCTTTTGCATGCTACTCGCACAGTTTTTTTTGGCACGTAGCAACAAAAATACATTAAAAGGGCACAAAATGAGTAAAATCATTAAGCTTCATAAAGTAATAGGATATGTATTTGTAAGCATTCTGATTTTTCATCCATTTCTGATCGTGCTACCTAGATATTTTGAATCAGGAGTAGACCCTATTGATGCTTTTATGACAATAATCAGCACGCTCGACAATACAGGAATAATAATGGGAATAATAGCTTGGTGCCTAATGTTCATTATTGGCCTTACAAGTTTATTTAGAAACAAACTGGGCATGAATTATAAAACCTGGAGAACAGTACATGGGATTTTATCCATTGCATTTATCATTCTGGCTTCATGGCATGTAATTAGCCTGGGAAGACATTCCAGTAACACAATGATCATTTACATTCTATCGGTAACAGGAATTGGGGTGTTATTGTTATTAAAAACATACTTGATTCAACCTACAAAACAAAAGGAGGCCCAAAATGACTAA
- a CDS encoding FAD-binding protein yields the protein MTNNKQINDMSRRKFLGLAGGAIGMASLAGMGVSSWAKNFSEVDLESLSYQENETDVLVIGGGMAGLFAAVKAHDAGAKAIMVSKGRLGSSGQTPFAKGIFAYDPENAKMSLDEFTATVSRSALGSNNSVYTRQMAEHSLARVKELKEWGFFDSALYNKAFSKPIKERGIALYERIVITNLIKENGKITGAAGFSIDEEKVHIFTAKSVILCTGAGGFKPNGFPICDLTHDGTIMAYNIGAKVTGKEWNDGHPGQSTNAAACYDGWHGMFDRKPSVNGIEVHHDLGVDLNYMAYTNGNPVQMKPPGAGDNTAIEGGPYVPAEFKRAGGPDDHKEGPGDRKRPPRGEGPGQGGKPGEGGAPPGMGGTTVGGSSAGMSIHKSEGLAPINDKCESNIPGLYAAGDALGSYMAGAIYTQIGSSLAGSAVQGAIAGEAAANYCSNTSMPSISKSKIKEISDEMLAPLKREAGYSPAWVTQTLQGIMIPNFVLYIKKENMLKAALAYVEELRDHHIPMLRAADMHELRLAHETANMIINAEMKLKASIMRKESRCSHYRLDYPDLDDENWRAWINIFKGENGEMQFEKQSFDQQAS from the coding sequence ATGACTAATAACAAACAAATTAACGATATGTCTCGTCGAAAATTCTTAGGTCTGGCAGGCGGTGCCATTGGAATGGCAAGCCTTGCAGGCATGGGTGTATCCAGTTGGGCAAAAAACTTCTCTGAGGTAGATCTTGAATCTTTAAGCTATCAGGAAAACGAAACCGATGTGCTGGTAATTGGCGGAGGAATGGCAGGCTTATTCGCTGCTGTTAAGGCTCACGATGCAGGAGCCAAAGCCATAATGGTTTCAAAAGGAAGATTAGGTTCGTCGGGACAAACTCCTTTTGCTAAAGGAATTTTTGCTTACGATCCCGAAAATGCAAAAATGTCATTGGATGAATTTACAGCTACAGTTAGTCGATCTGCTTTGGGCTCCAACAATTCGGTATATACCCGCCAGATGGCTGAACATTCATTAGCCAGAGTTAAAGAGCTAAAAGAATGGGGTTTTTTCGATTCGGCCTTATACAACAAAGCATTTAGCAAACCAATAAAAGAAAGAGGAATTGCACTTTACGAACGCATTGTTATTACCAATTTAATTAAAGAAAATGGTAAAATTACCGGAGCTGCTGGCTTTAGTATAGACGAAGAAAAAGTTCATATTTTCACCGCTAAAAGTGTTATTTTGTGCACCGGAGCTGGCGGTTTCAAGCCCAATGGTTTTCCAATTTGCGATTTAACGCACGATGGAACCATAATGGCCTATAATATTGGAGCCAAAGTTACAGGTAAGGAATGGAACGATGGTCACCCAGGACAATCAACAAATGCTGCTGCCTGCTATGATGGATGGCATGGCATGTTTGATAGAAAACCTTCGGTTAATGGAATTGAAGTTCATCATGACTTGGGCGTTGATTTAAACTATATGGCATACACAAATGGTAACCCTGTACAAATGAAACCTCCAGGAGCAGGTGATAATACAGCAATTGAAGGTGGTCCTTACGTACCGGCAGAATTTAAACGCGCAGGAGGACCAGATGATCATAAAGAAGGACCTGGAGATAGGAAAAGACCCCCTCGAGGAGAGGGGCCAGGTCAGGGCGGTAAACCTGGTGAAGGTGGAGCTCCTCCGGGAATGGGAGGTACTACAGTAGGTGGTTCTTCGGCAGGTATGTCAATTCACAAATCAGAAGGATTGGCTCCCATTAACGACAAGTGCGAATCAAATATCCCGGGATTATATGCTGCTGGTGATGCTTTAGGTTCCTACATGGCAGGTGCTATTTACACTCAAATAGGATCTTCATTAGCCGGATCGGCAGTGCAGGGAGCCATTGCTGGAGAAGCTGCAGCAAACTATTGCAGCAACACAAGCATGCCAAGCATTTCTAAATCGAAAATAAAGGAAATATCCGACGAAATGCTGGCACCTTTAAAAAGAGAAGCAGGTTACAGTCCGGCCTGGGTAACACAAACTCTGCAAGGAATTATGATTCCAAATTTTGTTCTATACATAAAAAAGGAGAACATGTTAAAAGCTGCTTTGGCCTATGTTGAGGAGTTAAGAGATCATCATATTCCAATGTTAAGAGCTGCAGATATGCACGAGTTGAGGCTGGCACACGAAACTGCAAATATGATTATAAATGCAGAAATGAAATTGAAAGCCTCTATCATGAGAAAGGAAAGTCGTTGCAGCCATTACCGACTAGATTACCCAGATTTGGATGATGAAAACTGGCGTGCCTGGATTAACATATTTAAGGGAGAAAATGGTGAAATGCAATTTGAAAAACAATCTTTCGACCAACAAGCAAGTTAA
- a CDS encoding histidine kinase, producing MILTQKRSENLIYALLWAMVISLPIFTLKGGDEFNWNRATFEWIRILPFLLIFIINNSLLAPKLLIRKKYIWYFTSITILVILSALFNDLSKTFHDLLFQTINPQGNPIHPSGPMMPGRPMMPGEVMNGLHDPNMRPPLHNSDRPISFLIFENIIIAFLVLGFNNAIKLGIQNQKEDLQREEKEKIHLETELSFLRQQISPHFFMNTLNNIHALIEMDQAKAQKSVIELSKLMRYLLKESQEGTASIREEFEFLNSYIDLMRMRYSNKVQIDINLKTSNDSVKIPSLLFTSLVENAFKYGISYSQPSYIHIFAYQEEKKLTFEITNSKTNKKGKKPSTGLGLINLQKQLNLLFGELYTFKCIETEKEYRVKLIIPLQND from the coding sequence ATGATACTCACTCAAAAAAGAAGCGAAAATTTAATTTATGCCCTACTTTGGGCTATGGTAATATCTCTTCCCATTTTTACATTAAAAGGTGGCGACGAATTTAACTGGAATAGAGCAACATTTGAATGGATTCGGATACTTCCCTTCTTATTAATTTTTATTATTAATAATAGTTTATTAGCACCAAAACTACTAATTCGCAAAAAATATATTTGGTATTTTACTTCAATAACAATTCTTGTTATTCTATCTGCCTTATTTAACGATTTAAGCAAAACTTTTCATGATCTTTTGTTTCAAACAATAAATCCACAAGGAAATCCTATTCATCCTTCAGGACCAATGATGCCAGGAAGACCAATGATGCCAGGAGAAGTTATGAATGGATTGCATGATCCTAACATGAGACCACCTCTGCATAATTCTGATAGACCCATTAGCTTTTTAATTTTTGAAAATATAATTATAGCCTTTTTAGTGCTTGGATTTAATAACGCAATTAAACTAGGTATTCAAAATCAAAAAGAGGATTTACAACGCGAAGAAAAAGAGAAAATTCATTTGGAAACAGAACTTTCATTTTTACGCCAGCAAATAAGCCCGCATTTTTTCATGAATACGCTAAACAATATTCATGCATTAATAGAAATGGATCAGGCAAAAGCTCAAAAATCGGTAATTGAGTTATCTAAACTTATGAGATACTTATTAAAAGAATCACAGGAAGGAACTGCATCCATACGCGAAGAATTTGAGTTTCTGAACTCCTACATCGATCTCATGAGAATGAGATACTCCAACAAAGTACAAATAGATATCAATCTAAAAACATCGAACGATTCGGTTAAAATACCATCTTTACTTTTTACTTCTTTGGTAGAAAATGCTTTTAAATATGGAATTAGTTACTCTCAGCCATCATATATTCATATTTTTGCTTATCAGGAAGAAAAAAAGCTTACTTTCGAAATAACAAATAGCAAAACAAATAAAAAAGGTAAAAAACCGAGTACTGGTCTTGGCTTAATTAACCTGCAAAAACAGTTGAATTTACTATTTGGAGAGCTTTATACTTTTAAATGTATTGAAACCGAAAAAGAGTATCGTGTAAAACTTATTATACCTTTACAAAATGATTAA
- a CDS encoding LytTR family DNA-binding domain-containing protein, with the protein MIKCIAIDDEPLALQQISGYIEKTGFLDLVNSFDNAMDALQYINENEIDLIFLDIQMPDLNGMDMAKSLNNGPEIIFTTAYSEYAVDGFKVNALDYLLKPLDYATFLTAANKAQSHFELLKKDKEDVQANSNHLFIKSEYKIIRIEIENILYIEGMREYVRIHLDNAKPIMTLLSMKKIEQKLPDSSFMRVHRSYIVNLNKISTIERNRIIFDDVYIPVSEQYKEKFQNFIENNFLI; encoded by the coding sequence ATGATTAAATGTATTGCCATAGATGATGAGCCGCTTGCTTTACAGCAGATATCGGGCTACATTGAAAAAACGGGTTTTTTAGATCTTGTAAATAGTTTTGATAATGCAATGGATGCATTACAATATATAAATGAAAATGAGATTGATCTTATTTTTTTAGATATTCAAATGCCAGATTTGAATGGAATGGATATGGCCAAATCGCTTAATAATGGTCCTGAAATTATTTTCACCACAGCATACAGCGAATATGCAGTAGACGGATTTAAGGTAAATGCCCTCGATTACCTGCTAAAACCATTAGACTATGCGACCTTTTTAACTGCAGCAAACAAAGCACAATCTCATTTCGAACTGCTAAAAAAAGACAAAGAAGATGTACAGGCAAATTCTAATCATCTGTTCATAAAATCAGAATACAAAATTATTCGTATCGAAATTGAGAACATCCTTTACATTGAAGGAATGAGAGAATATGTGCGCATACATCTCGATAATGCCAAACCAATAATGACTCTATTGAGCATGAAAAAAATTGAGCAAAAACTGCCAGATTCTTCCTTTATGCGTGTTCACCGTTCCTATATTGTAAACCTAAATAAAATTTCAACCATAGAACGCAACCGCATTATTTTCGATGATGTATACATACCCGTAAGCGAGCAATACAAAGAAAAATTCCAGAATTTTATAGAAAATAATTTTCTGATCTGA